In a genomic window of Chrysemys picta bellii isolate R12L10 chromosome 1, ASM1138683v2, whole genome shotgun sequence:
- the NUP50 gene encoding nuclear pore complex protein Nup50 isoform X1 — protein sequence MAKRIAEKELTDRNWDQEDETEEVGTFSVASEEVLKNRAIKKAKRRNVGFESDNGGAFKGFKGFVLPSGKGGGGFTGFGNGTEMKPLGGLSNGSSGISSTPSFTSVKTASEVQPAFGSVTSNGPTTTLVEKKASGTKANGGSPQSSSSGYTQNKMCSSSVYHKQLAALNCSVRDWIVKHVNTNPLCDLTPIFRDYEKYLASIEQHHGSSSDSGSENESNKTTGTQSVPTFGTSKLQQGSTFLFNSNKTEDESDKKPESTSEKNRESPLGVASNVSFNFGKNVDSSILGSLGSGTLTSFSFSPGNSGVFGKDAKQGKSVSTLSTRVLEAQTESGSSEDKGGDEEEEEPPKTVVNEVKEDDAFYSKKCKLFYKKDNEFKEKGVGTLHLKPAGNEKTQLLVRADTNLGNILLNVLVPPKMPCTRTGKNNVLIVCVPNPPIDEKNSTVPVTMLIRVKTSEDADELHKILLEKKEA from the exons GTGGGAACTTTCTCAGTGGCTAGTGAAGAAGTCCTGAAGAACAGAGCTATTAAGAAAGCAAAGCGCAGAAATGTTGGGTTTGAG tctgACAACGGAGGAGCTTTTAAAGGGTTTAAAGGTTTTGTTTTACCTTCTGGAAAAGGAGGTGGTGGCTTCACTGGATTTGGTAATGGTACAGAAATGAAGCCTTTAGGAGGGCTGTCGAATGGAAGCAGTGGTATTTCTAGTACTCCCTCTTTCACTAGTGTAAAGACTGCTTCTGAAGTACAGCCTGCATTTG GATCCGTGACATCAAATGGTCCCACCACCACATTGGTTGAGAAAAAGGCTTCAGGCACAAAAGCTAATGGTGGCAGTCCACAATCCTCATCCTCTGGTTACActcaaaataaaatgtgcagctCTAGTGTTTATCACAAACAGTTAGCAGCTCTAAACTGTTCTGTGCGTGACTGGATAGTAAAGCATGTAAACACAAATCCACTCTGTGATCTGACACCCATATTTAGAGACTATGAGAAATATTTAGCAAGCATTGAACAACATCATGGAAGCAGTAGTGATAGTGGCTCTGAAAATGAAAGCAACAAAACAACTGGAACTCAGTCTGTTCCTACGTTTGGGACTTCAAAACTTCAGCAAGGATCAACTTTTTTGTTTAACAGCAACAAAACTGAGGATGAATCAGACAAGAAACCTGAATCAACATCGGAAAAAAACAGAGAATCACCATTAGGAGTTGCATCAAATGTCTCATTTAATTTTGGCAAGAATGTTGATAGTTCTATTTTGGGTTCACTTGGTTCTGGCACACTAACTAGTTTTTCATTCTCCCCTGGGAATTCGGGTGTATTTGGAAAAGATGCAAAGCAGGGAAAGTCTGTCTCCACGCTTTCCACCAGGGTATTGGAAGCTCAGACAGAAAGTGGAAGTAGTGAGGATAAAg GAggagatgaagaggaggaggagccaccAAAAACAGTTGTTAACGAGGTAAAAGAAGATGATGCCTTCTACTCAAAGAA GTGCAAACTGTTCTACAAAAAAGATAATGAATTTAAAGAAAAGGGTGTAGGAACGCTGCATTTAAAACCTGCAGGAAATGAAAAAACTCAACTGCTGGTGCGAGCAGACACCAATTTAG GTAACATACTATTGAACGTGTTGGTTCCGCCCAAGATGCCATGCACAAGAACAGGAAAAAACAACGTTCTTATAGTCTGTGTTCCCAATCCACCAATTGATGAGAAGAATTCCACTGTCCCTGTCACTATGTTAATAAGAGTGAAAACAAGTGAGGATGCAGATGAGTTGCACAAAATTTTACTTGAGAAAAAGGAGGCCTAA
- the NUP50 gene encoding nuclear pore complex protein Nup50 isoform X3 — protein MAKRIAEKELTDRNWDQEDETEEVGTFSVASEEVLKNRAIKKAKRRNVGFESDNGGAFKGFKGFVLPSGKGGGGFTGFGNGTEMKPLGGLSNGSSGISSTPSFTSVKTASEVQPAFDAKQGKSVSTLSTRVLEAQTESGSSEDKGGDEEEEEPPKTVVNEVKEDDAFYSKKCKLFYKKDNEFKEKGVGTLHLKPAGNEKTQLLVRADTNLGNILLNVLVPPKMPCTRTGKNNVLIVCVPNPPIDEKNSTVPVTMLIRVKTSEDADELHKILLEKKEA, from the exons GTGGGAACTTTCTCAGTGGCTAGTGAAGAAGTCCTGAAGAACAGAGCTATTAAGAAAGCAAAGCGCAGAAATGTTGGGTTTGAG tctgACAACGGAGGAGCTTTTAAAGGGTTTAAAGGTTTTGTTTTACCTTCTGGAAAAGGAGGTGGTGGCTTCACTGGATTTGGTAATGGTACAGAAATGAAGCCTTTAGGAGGGCTGTCGAATGGAAGCAGTGGTATTTCTAGTACTCCCTCTTTCACTAGTGTAAAGACTGCTTCTGAAGTACAGCCTGCATTTG ATGCAAAGCAGGGAAAGTCTGTCTCCACGCTTTCCACCAGGGTATTGGAAGCTCAGACAGAAAGTGGAAGTAGTGAGGATAAAg GAggagatgaagaggaggaggagccaccAAAAACAGTTGTTAACGAGGTAAAAGAAGATGATGCCTTCTACTCAAAGAA GTGCAAACTGTTCTACAAAAAAGATAATGAATTTAAAGAAAAGGGTGTAGGAACGCTGCATTTAAAACCTGCAGGAAATGAAAAAACTCAACTGCTGGTGCGAGCAGACACCAATTTAG GTAACATACTATTGAACGTGTTGGTTCCGCCCAAGATGCCATGCACAAGAACAGGAAAAAACAACGTTCTTATAGTCTGTGTTCCCAATCCACCAATTGATGAGAAGAATTCCACTGTCCCTGTCACTATGTTAATAAGAGTGAAAACAAGTGAGGATGCAGATGAGTTGCACAAAATTTTACTTGAGAAAAAGGAGGCCTAA
- the NUP50 gene encoding nuclear pore complex protein Nup50 isoform X2: MAKRIAEKELTDRNWDQEDETEESDNGGAFKGFKGFVLPSGKGGGGFTGFGNGTEMKPLGGLSNGSSGISSTPSFTSVKTASEVQPAFGSVTSNGPTTTLVEKKASGTKANGGSPQSSSSGYTQNKMCSSSVYHKQLAALNCSVRDWIVKHVNTNPLCDLTPIFRDYEKYLASIEQHHGSSSDSGSENESNKTTGTQSVPTFGTSKLQQGSTFLFNSNKTEDESDKKPESTSEKNRESPLGVASNVSFNFGKNVDSSILGSLGSGTLTSFSFSPGNSGVFGKDAKQGKSVSTLSTRVLEAQTESGSSEDKGGDEEEEEPPKTVVNEVKEDDAFYSKKCKLFYKKDNEFKEKGVGTLHLKPAGNEKTQLLVRADTNLGNILLNVLVPPKMPCTRTGKNNVLIVCVPNPPIDEKNSTVPVTMLIRVKTSEDADELHKILLEKKEA, from the exons tctgACAACGGAGGAGCTTTTAAAGGGTTTAAAGGTTTTGTTTTACCTTCTGGAAAAGGAGGTGGTGGCTTCACTGGATTTGGTAATGGTACAGAAATGAAGCCTTTAGGAGGGCTGTCGAATGGAAGCAGTGGTATTTCTAGTACTCCCTCTTTCACTAGTGTAAAGACTGCTTCTGAAGTACAGCCTGCATTTG GATCCGTGACATCAAATGGTCCCACCACCACATTGGTTGAGAAAAAGGCTTCAGGCACAAAAGCTAATGGTGGCAGTCCACAATCCTCATCCTCTGGTTACActcaaaataaaatgtgcagctCTAGTGTTTATCACAAACAGTTAGCAGCTCTAAACTGTTCTGTGCGTGACTGGATAGTAAAGCATGTAAACACAAATCCACTCTGTGATCTGACACCCATATTTAGAGACTATGAGAAATATTTAGCAAGCATTGAACAACATCATGGAAGCAGTAGTGATAGTGGCTCTGAAAATGAAAGCAACAAAACAACTGGAACTCAGTCTGTTCCTACGTTTGGGACTTCAAAACTTCAGCAAGGATCAACTTTTTTGTTTAACAGCAACAAAACTGAGGATGAATCAGACAAGAAACCTGAATCAACATCGGAAAAAAACAGAGAATCACCATTAGGAGTTGCATCAAATGTCTCATTTAATTTTGGCAAGAATGTTGATAGTTCTATTTTGGGTTCACTTGGTTCTGGCACACTAACTAGTTTTTCATTCTCCCCTGGGAATTCGGGTGTATTTGGAAAAGATGCAAAGCAGGGAAAGTCTGTCTCCACGCTTTCCACCAGGGTATTGGAAGCTCAGACAGAAAGTGGAAGTAGTGAGGATAAAg GAggagatgaagaggaggaggagccaccAAAAACAGTTGTTAACGAGGTAAAAGAAGATGATGCCTTCTACTCAAAGAA GTGCAAACTGTTCTACAAAAAAGATAATGAATTTAAAGAAAAGGGTGTAGGAACGCTGCATTTAAAACCTGCAGGAAATGAAAAAACTCAACTGCTGGTGCGAGCAGACACCAATTTAG GTAACATACTATTGAACGTGTTGGTTCCGCCCAAGATGCCATGCACAAGAACAGGAAAAAACAACGTTCTTATAGTCTGTGTTCCCAATCCACCAATTGATGAGAAGAATTCCACTGTCCCTGTCACTATGTTAATAAGAGTGAAAACAAGTGAGGATGCAGATGAGTTGCACAAAATTTTACTTGAGAAAAAGGAGGCCTAA